The Haloplanus sp. CK5-1 genome contains a region encoding:
- a CDS encoding transposase encodes MSSATLQDDPSVESFFNAVETETLALFEHLSFEFLEGFDVFAPAETGRTRDLEPPEMMRGFLHCYYKNIYGIRPVARELNNTVVWLSCSFDRPPSRDAVDRFLTDLEHVVDRVFDHLVEQAALRGLLDLTYSIDSTDVRAMPADPDASKCYDPTDDEYYYGYGCTIVSTGQKIPIAAEFTESKQAPEETAMRVTRDALAVGKPMWMLGDSAYDTLDWHDHLLAAGVVPVAPYNPRNTDDPKDIEYRVEDRIEKHSNDVQLKQSTLDETYNRRSGVERTNESVKGCGLGRTHARGRVHARAQVFLALCLRLVVAITNYERGDNPGSTIITV; translated from the coding sequence ATGAGTTCAGCGACCCTGCAAGATGATCCTTCGGTAGAATCGTTCTTCAATGCCGTGGAAACGGAGACGTTGGCGTTGTTCGAGCACCTCTCCTTCGAGTTTCTTGAAGGGTTCGACGTGTTCGCCCCGGCGGAGACGGGGCGAACACGAGATCTTGAGCCGCCCGAGATGATGCGTGGCTTTCTCCATTGCTATTACAAGAACATCTACGGTATCCGTCCGGTTGCACGAGAACTGAACAACACCGTTGTCTGGCTCAGCTGTAGCTTCGATCGACCGCCGTCGAGAGACGCGGTCGATCGATTCCTCACTGATCTTGAGCACGTTGTTGACCGGGTCTTCGACCATCTCGTCGAGCAGGCCGCCTTGCGGGGCCTGCTCGACTTGACGTATTCTATCGATTCAACCGACGTGAGAGCGATGCCCGCCGATCCAGACGCATCGAAGTGCTATGATCCAACCGATGACGAGTACTACTACGGCTACGGCTGCACGATCGTCTCAACCGGGCAAAAGATCCCGATTGCAGCCGAGTTCACCGAGAGCAAACAAGCACCAGAAGAGACGGCGATGCGCGTCACGCGTGACGCGCTCGCCGTCGGGAAACCGATGTGGATGCTTGGAGACAGTGCCTACGACACGCTCGACTGGCACGACCACCTGCTGGCCGCAGGGGTCGTGCCAGTCGCTCCGTACAATCCACGAAACACCGACGACCCGAAAGATATCGAGTACAGGGTAGAAGACCGCATTGAAAAACACAGCAACGACGTTCAGCTGAAGCAATCAACGCTAGACGAGACGTACAACCGCCGGAGTGGCGTCGAACGAACCAACGAATCAGTCAAGGGCTGCGGCCTCGGGCGAACGCACGCCCGAGGCCGCGTCCATGCACGAGCGCAGGTGTTCCTCGCGTTGTGTCTGCGCCTCGTCGTCGCAATCACCAACTACGAACGCGGAGACAATCCGGGAAGCACAATCATCACGGTGTGA
- a CDS encoding IS630 family transposase gives MGRLDDITLEELYDLKDQIDEGKPRERVLAAIGRKKGDQLDTLADRHGVVEKTIRNWLDRFKEEPIEQAPYDAPRPGGPAKIEGKDRERLFEQLQQPPTELGYDQQAWSAKLLLHHAKEEYGVEYHETYAYDLLKEAGLSLRTARPQHHEADPEEKTEFQETVEKNGPN, from the coding sequence ATGGGTCGGCTTGACGATATCACGCTCGAAGAACTCTACGATCTCAAGGACCAGATCGACGAAGGGAAGCCGCGAGAACGTGTTCTCGCGGCGATCGGGCGCAAGAAGGGCGATCAACTGGATACACTGGCTGACCGCCACGGTGTTGTCGAGAAAACGATTCGCAACTGGCTCGATCGGTTCAAGGAAGAACCGATCGAGCAGGCACCTTACGACGCTCCTCGACCAGGAGGTCCAGCAAAAATCGAGGGCAAAGATCGTGAGCGACTGTTCGAGCAGTTGCAACAGCCGCCGACCGAACTCGGATACGACCAGCAAGCGTGGTCAGCGAAACTCTTGCTTCATCACGCCAAAGAGGAATACGGCGTCGAATACCACGAAACCTACGCGTATGACTTGTTGAAAGAGGCCGGGCTGTCCTTGCGGACAGCACGGCCTCAACATCATGAAGCCGACCCTGAAGAGAAAACTGAGTTTCAGGAGACAGTCGAAAAAAACGGCCCGAACTAA